The genome window TTTTGAGAGACAATCTGTGAAGGATTTCAGAGTTTCTGGGGACTGTACTGTTAGAGCGATGAGGACGGTTGTGAGGAATTCTCCTCGCGTCGTCCAAAGGTCTAGAAGAGTTAATCCTTTGTCTTCACTACAGCTTGCCGCATGTTTGAGGAAATCACATAAAGGCTTCTGCTTATCCAGTACGGCTAGGACTAGCGAGATGTTCTTACCCGGTTCAACTATAAGTCCCGAGACACCAGTAAAGGGCTCCGACATAGAAATCATGTATCTTAGCCACGTACTATTATATTTTTAACACATTGCCCGGATAAAGGCTAGTACTCCTATAAGGCAAAAATGCGTTAGGTAAAAAAATACACTTTTTTAAAGTCCTATAGTGGAGAAGACCCCGGCTTGAACTACAAGGGCTCTGAGAATAAGTGCCCCGAGGAGCGCGCAAAGCGCAGCTGCTAAGCCTAAACGCCTATCCTCTCTTCTCAGTAGCTGGAGGCCGAGGGCGAGTGGAACGATGATTCCAACGATAACTACGCCGAGCCAGAAATAGATTGCTAGCTCTCCACTGACGAGCGCTTGGGCACTTTCACGTGCAGCTTCAGGACCAGCGTACAACGGGGTGGCAACAAGTGCGAAAACCGCTACTAACTCGGCCACGTCTAGGCTTAGTCCAGCCCTAGTTAATAGGTGAGCTATCTCCTCACCCCTCGTCATGATCTTTAGAACCGCTATAGCGCATATTGACGCGCTGATTATCCATAGCAACGGGATTAAGCCTGTATTCCAGAAAGGCACGCCAGAAGCGCTTGATATTAGGAAACCGCTATAGATTGTTACTAGGAAACCTATAATGGCTAGGAGGGTTAGGTACCAGGGTCGATCAGTTATTCTTGAAAAGCCCTCGGCGACTGTATGTCTTAGAACGAGGGCAAACGTCATTAGAAGTAACAGTGAGAGAAGTGTTATTCCGATAGTCATCCAGGATTGCGCAAGCTTGGCTATAAAGACGCCTTGAGACAGCGAAGAAATAATAGCGAAGGGCACGTTTAAAGGTCTTGAGAGGTCTGCGACAACGAAGAATAGCCCGAGCACGACAGATGCGAAGATGACGAACGAGAGCTCCCTAAGCTTCTCCTCCACCTTGCTGAACTTCATTAAGGCATAGGCTACGCTTCCCATCCCGGCGATGCCCGCTAGCCAGAGGAAGGGACCTATTAGCCAGGGGGACCAAATCTCCTGGAATGTCATCTTCCCACCACCACGAAGAACTTAGGCTTGGTACCTTTATACTCAAGCAGGCGAACCACACGCGACTTCGCCAGCCTTTTGTTGATTTCACTGCTCGGGTCGTCTAGGTCTCCGAAAGCCCTAGCTCCCGCTGGGCACACGGTGACGCACACGGGCATTAGACCATGGGCGAGGCGATCCTGGCATTCCTCTCCCATGCATTTGGCAGGGAGACCCGTTGAGGGGTGGAGCCATCGTGCGCCGTAAGGGCATGCCGTCATGCAGTACTTGCAACCTATGCAAAGGTTCGGGTTTATCTTGACGAGTCCATCCTTGTCAACATAGCTCGCTCCGGTTGGACACACGTGTACGCAGGGAGCATCCTCACAGTGCTGGCACTGTAGGAGCAAGATGTAGGGCTTAAGATTAAGGTCAAATGTTATCCTCCTTATGTTTGTCTGGGCTCCGCCCCAGGTGGGGTTCGGGGCGTCCGTAGAGGCGTAATTAGCTGCATTGCAGGCGGCGATGCATGCCCCGCAGCTTATGCATCTGCTTTGATCCCAGAGGTGTGCAAGCCTCATGCTCCCACCCTTCTAACTCTTACTGTAGAGTTTAGACCTGTGGAGCCGTTGAGGGGCTC of Thermofilum uzonense contains these proteins:
- the nrfD gene encoding NrfD/PsrC family molybdoenzyme membrane anchor subunit, with translation MTFQEIWSPWLIGPFLWLAGIAGMGSVAYALMKFSKVEEKLRELSFVIFASVVLGLFFVVADLSRPLNVPFAIISSLSQGVFIAKLAQSWMTIGITLLSLLLLMTFALVLRHTVAEGFSRITDRPWYLTLLAIIGFLVTIYSGFLISSASGVPFWNTGLIPLLWIISASICAIAVLKIMTRGEEIAHLLTRAGLSLDVAELVAVFALVATPLYAGPEAARESAQALVSGELAIYFWLGVVIVGIIVPLALGLQLLRREDRRLGLAAALCALLGALILRALVVQAGVFSTIGL
- a CDS encoding 4Fe-4S dicluster domain-containing protein: MRLAHLWDQSRCISCGACIAACNAANYASTDAPNPTWGGAQTNIRRITFDLNLKPYILLLQCQHCEDAPCVHVCPTGASYVDKDGLVKINPNLCIGCKYCMTACPYGARWLHPSTGLPAKCMGEECQDRLAHGLMPVCVTVCPAGARAFGDLDDPSSEINKRLAKSRVVRLLEYKGTKPKFFVVVGR